One Solibacillus sp. R5-41 DNA segment encodes these proteins:
- the prmA gene encoding 50S ribosomal protein L11 methyltransferase has translation MKWTELSILTTHEAVDAVTNILHEAGANGVVIEDSKELDKERIDKFGEIYALNPQDFPKTGVILKAYLSASSFLSETVEEIKLAIANLVNFDINIGENVLTLCEIDEEDWSTAWKQYYHPVKISERFTIVPTWEDYTPVSTDELIIELDPGMAFGTGTHPTTVMCLQALEEVVQQGNTVVDVGTGSGVLSIGAAMLGAKSVHALDLDEVAVTAARENISLNKVDSVVEVFHGNLLDTVKEPADIVVANILAEIIMSFTDDAYSIVKPGGLYVTSGIIGAKKEDVKEALENSGFIIEEVLMMEDWVAIISRRP, from the coding sequence GTGAAGTGGACGGAACTTTCGATATTAACGACACATGAAGCAGTTGATGCAGTAACGAACATTCTACATGAAGCAGGCGCAAATGGCGTGGTTATAGAAGATTCAAAAGAATTAGATAAAGAAAGAATCGACAAATTTGGCGAGATTTATGCCTTAAACCCACAGGACTTTCCAAAGACTGGTGTCATTTTAAAAGCATACTTGTCTGCATCAAGTTTCCTATCTGAAACAGTGGAAGAAATCAAACTTGCAATAGCCAACCTTGTTAATTTTGATATTAATATTGGTGAAAATGTTTTAACACTATGCGAAATTGATGAGGAAGACTGGTCAACAGCATGGAAGCAATATTATCACCCGGTAAAAATTTCAGAGCGATTTACAATTGTGCCAACTTGGGAAGATTATACACCAGTGAGTACAGATGAATTAATTATCGAATTAGATCCAGGCATGGCATTCGGAACAGGAACGCATCCTACTACAGTTATGTGTTTACAAGCGCTTGAAGAGGTTGTTCAACAGGGCAATACCGTTGTTGATGTTGGAACGGGTTCAGGTGTCCTTTCAATCGGAGCAGCAATGCTTGGTGCGAAAAGTGTGCATGCTCTAGATTTAGATGAAGTGGCAGTTACCGCTGCACGTGAAAATATTTCCTTAAATAAAGTGGATTCAGTTGTTGAAGTATTCCACGGTAATTTACTTGATACGGTAAAAGAACCAGCGGATATCGTAGTAGCCAATATTTTAGCCGAAATTATTATGTCATTTACGGATGATGCTTATTCGATTGTAAAACCAGGTGGACTTTATGTGACATCCGGTATTATCGGTGCGAAAAAAGAAGATGTAAAAGAAGCGCTTGAAAATTCAGGCTTCATCATTGAAGAAGTATTGATGATGGAAGATTGGGTAGCGATTATTTCACGCCGCCCATAA
- a CDS encoding 16S rRNA (uracil(1498)-N(3))-methyltransferase, which yields MQRYFVEQPANDQKEFTISGDNARHISKVMRMTIGDQIIIVQNNVAHICEITSLEVDVIVCQTGQTIPSPEMPIQVDIACGLPKGDKLELITQKGTELGMHALLPFAAERSIVKWDEKKGKKNQERLQKIAQEAAEQSHRTLVPLIEFPISFKQLLQKIKEYDAVFIADEEDAKLAERTKFSDKLKKLSKNNSTKILCIFGPEGGISRQESAALIASGAQTMSLGPRILRAETAPLYALSAISYEFE from the coding sequence ATGCAACGTTATTTTGTAGAACAGCCAGCAAATGACCAAAAGGAGTTTACGATTAGTGGTGATAATGCGCGTCATATAAGTAAAGTAATGCGCATGACGATTGGGGATCAAATTATCATTGTTCAGAATAATGTTGCCCATATATGCGAAATTACATCACTTGAGGTGGATGTTATTGTTTGTCAAACAGGACAAACGATTCCATCTCCAGAAATGCCGATTCAAGTCGACATTGCGTGTGGATTACCAAAAGGTGATAAATTAGAGCTCATAACGCAAAAAGGGACCGAGCTTGGTATGCATGCACTTCTACCATTTGCAGCGGAACGCTCGATTGTAAAATGGGATGAAAAAAAGGGCAAGAAAAATCAAGAGCGTTTACAAAAGATTGCACAGGAAGCAGCAGAGCAATCGCATCGAACGCTTGTACCGTTAATCGAATTCCCTATTAGCTTTAAACAACTTTTACAAAAAATTAAAGAGTACGATGCGGTTTTTATTGCCGATGAAGAAGATGCGAAATTAGCAGAACGCACAAAGTTTTCGGATAAGCTCAAGAAATTGTCTAAAAATAATTCAACGAAAATATTATGTATATTTGGTCCGGAAGGCGGTATTTCACGTCAAGAAAGTGCGGCATTGATCGCTTCTGGCGCACAAACGATGTCACTCGGCCCCCGTATTTTACGTGCAGAAACGGCCCCGTTATATGCACTTTCTGCCATTTCTTATGAATTTGAATGA
- the mtaB gene encoding tRNA (N(6)-L-threonylcarbamoyladenosine(37)-C(2))-methylthiotransferase MtaB: protein MQEKSVRTVSLYTLGCKVNHYETEAIWQLFKDQGYDRVEFNHQSDVYIINTCTVTNTGDKKSRQVIRRAIRQNPNAVICVTGCYAQTSPAEIMAIPGVDIVVGTQDREKLLGYIEQYREERQPINAVRNIMKNRVYEELDVPAFTDRTRASLKIQEGCNNFCTFCIIPWARGLMRSRDPEEVIRQAQQLVDAGYLEIVLTGIHTGGYGQDFKDYNLAQLLRDLESQVKGLKRLRISSIEASQLTDEVIEVLQNSEIVVNHLHIPIQSGSDTVLKRMRRKYTMEFFAERLEKLKVALPDLAVTSDVIVGFPGETEEEFMETYNFIRDHKFSELHVFPFSQRTGTPAARMEDQVDEEVKNERVHRLIALNDQLAKEYAARFEEEVLEVIPEERFKEGANENLYVGYTTNYLKIIFEGSEQLIGKLTKVKITKAGYPYNEGQFVRIMEEQAQ from the coding sequence ATGCAAGAAAAAAGCGTCCGCACCGTGAGTCTATATACTTTAGGTTGTAAAGTTAATCACTATGAAACTGAAGCGATTTGGCAGCTATTTAAAGACCAAGGTTATGATCGCGTTGAGTTCAATCATCAATCAGATGTGTATATTATTAATACTTGTACAGTAACAAATACAGGTGATAAAAAATCTCGTCAAGTAATCCGTCGTGCTATTCGTCAAAATCCGAATGCGGTTATTTGCGTTACAGGCTGTTATGCGCAAACTTCACCAGCAGAAATTATGGCTATTCCAGGTGTTGATATTGTTGTTGGTACACAAGATCGAGAAAAACTGCTTGGTTATATAGAGCAATACCGTGAAGAACGTCAGCCGATTAACGCGGTACGCAATATTATGAAAAATCGCGTTTATGAGGAATTAGATGTTCCCGCTTTTACAGACCGTACACGTGCCTCTCTTAAAATTCAAGAAGGTTGCAATAACTTCTGTACGTTTTGTATTATTCCTTGGGCGCGTGGTTTAATGCGTTCTCGTGATCCGGAAGAAGTTATTCGTCAAGCACAGCAATTAGTCGATGCTGGGTATTTAGAAATCGTCTTAACGGGTATTCACACTGGTGGATATGGACAAGACTTCAAAGATTATAATTTAGCACAGTTATTACGTGATTTAGAATCACAAGTAAAAGGTTTAAAACGTTTACGTATTTCTTCTATTGAAGCCTCTCAATTAACAGATGAGGTCATTGAAGTATTACAAAACTCTGAAATTGTAGTGAACCATTTACACATTCCGATTCAATCGGGCTCGGATACGGTGCTAAAGCGTATGCGTCGTAAATATACAATGGAGTTTTTCGCAGAGCGCTTAGAGAAATTAAAAGTGGCGTTACCTGATTTAGCCGTTACTTCAGATGTTATTGTTGGATTCCCAGGTGAAACAGAAGAAGAATTTATGGAAACGTATAACTTTATTCGGGATCATAAGTTTTCTGAATTACATGTGTTCCCATTCTCACAACGTACAGGAACACCAGCTGCACGAATGGAAGATCAAGTAGATGAAGAAGTGAAAAATGAACGTGTACACCGTTTAATTGCGTTAAATGATCAATTGGCAAAAGAATACGCAGCACGCTTTGAAGAAGAAGTATTGGAAGTTATTCCCGAAGAACGCTTTAAAGAAGGCGCTAATGAAAATTTATACGTAGGTTATACAACGAACTACTTGAAAATAATTTTTGAAGGTTCAGAACAGTTGATTGGTAAACTTACGAAGGTAAAAATTACAAAAGCGGGCTATCCATATAACGAAGGACAATTTGTGCGAATAATGGAAGAACAAGCACAATAA
- the deoC gene encoding deoxyribose-phosphate aldolase, whose product MTQNYAKMIDHTLLKAEATVEQFQKICDEAKQYFFASVCVNPTWVKFCAEQLAGTDVKVCTVIGFPLGASTSAVKAYETKDAIANGAGEIDMVINIGALKDGQFNVVLEDIKAVVNAANGTLVKVIIEACLLTDEEKVKACELAVEAGADFVKTSTGFSTGGATAEDIALMRKTVGPTIGVKASGGVRSLEDMKTMIDNGATRIGASSGVAIMNGLTSQSNY is encoded by the coding sequence ATGACTCAAAATTATGCAAAAATGATTGATCATACACTACTTAAGGCAGAAGCAACAGTGGAGCAGTTTCAGAAAATTTGTGATGAGGCAAAACAATATTTTTTTGCATCTGTATGTGTAAATCCTACATGGGTAAAATTTTGTGCAGAGCAATTAGCTGGCACTGATGTAAAAGTATGTACAGTTATTGGTTTCCCATTAGGTGCATCCACTTCAGCTGTGAAAGCGTATGAAACGAAAGATGCCATTGCAAATGGAGCAGGCGAAATTGATATGGTTATTAATATCGGAGCGTTAAAAGATGGTCAATTTAATGTTGTTTTGGAAGATATTAAAGCGGTAGTAAATGCGGCAAACGGCACTTTAGTAAAAGTAATTATTGAAGCATGTTTATTAACGGATGAAGAAAAAGTTAAAGCGTGTGAATTAGCAGTTGAAGCGGGCGCCGATTTTGTAAAAACTTCTACAGGTTTTTCAACTGGTGGTGCGACGGCTGAAGATATTGCATTAATGCGTAAAACAGTAGGTCCAACAATTGGTGTCAAAGCTTCAGGAGGCGTTCGTAGCCTGGAAGATATGAAGACAATGATTGACAATGGTGCGACACGTATCGGTGCTTCGTCAGGTGTTGCGATTATGAATGGTTTAACATCACAATCGAACTATTAA
- the rpsU gene encoding 30S ribosomal protein S21, with protein sequence MSKTVVRKNESLEDALRRFKRTVSKSGTIQEVRKREFYEKPSVKRKKKSEAARKRKW encoded by the coding sequence ATGTCAAAAACTGTCGTTCGCAAAAACGAATCGCTTGAAGATGCTCTTCGTCGCTTCAAACGTACTGTATCAAAATCAGGTACAATTCAAGAAGTTAGAAAGCGCGAATTCTACGAAAAACCTAGCGTAAAACGTAAAAAGAAATCAGAAGCTGCACGTAAACGTAAGTGGTAA
- a CDS encoding nodulation protein NfeD: MKRTKGFSWIFLIVLSFLLIVPSMTAFANGKVYEITIEDEVEKGLYQYLKRGFAEAEQNNAKAILLEIHTPGGFVDAATDIGKLMDETQLPIIAFINSKAHSAGAFIALHADQIYMSPNATMGAAAVIDSAGNAADEKANSAWLAQMASAAESSGRNPQYAIAMADKNIDLAEYRAPVGKLLTLTAEDAKEVGYSEGTASTIQEVMKMANLGDSEIVKVDPTFSEKLARIITNPVVVPILLSIASIGLVVELYSPGFGVPGIMGLTSLGLFFFGHTVAGFAGYETIIVFVVGLILLLAEFIVPGGIVGIIGGILILGSLLFSGASFVHMAYSIIIAMIVAVVGMVILMKFFGKRLHIFNRLILKDATKTEDGYVSNMNRIELIGKVGQSLTPLRPAGTILQDQERIDVVTEGSYIDAGKNVEIIKVEGSRIVVREKNEKGGEVK; the protein is encoded by the coding sequence ATGAAACGTACAAAAGGGTTCAGTTGGATATTTCTAATAGTCCTTTCATTTCTTTTAATAGTCCCTTCTATGACGGCGTTTGCGAACGGTAAAGTGTATGAAATCACCATTGAGGATGAAGTGGAAAAAGGCTTGTACCAATATTTGAAGCGCGGTTTTGCGGAAGCGGAGCAAAACAATGCGAAGGCGATCCTATTAGAAATACATACACCGGGCGGATTTGTCGATGCCGCAACGGATATAGGGAAGTTAATGGATGAAACACAACTTCCGATTATTGCCTTTATTAATTCGAAAGCGCATTCAGCCGGAGCTTTTATCGCACTTCATGCAGATCAGATTTATATGTCTCCCAATGCTACAATGGGTGCAGCGGCAGTAATTGATTCGGCTGGAAATGCTGCCGATGAGAAAGCCAATAGTGCTTGGTTGGCACAAATGGCTTCTGCAGCGGAAAGTTCTGGGCGAAATCCCCAATATGCAATTGCGATGGCTGATAAAAACATCGACTTAGCTGAGTATCGGGCCCCCGTAGGAAAACTATTAACCCTAACAGCCGAAGATGCAAAGGAAGTTGGGTATTCAGAGGGAACGGCAAGTACGATTCAAGAAGTAATGAAGATGGCCAATTTAGGAGACAGTGAAATTGTTAAGGTTGACCCAACTTTCTCAGAAAAGCTTGCCAGAATCATTACGAATCCAGTTGTCGTACCAATTTTATTATCTATTGCGAGTATCGGGCTAGTTGTTGAACTGTACTCACCTGGTTTTGGAGTGCCTGGTATTATGGGCTTGACTTCACTAGGGCTGTTTTTCTTCGGACACACAGTTGCTGGATTTGCAGGCTATGAAACGATTATTGTCTTTGTTGTTGGCCTCATATTGCTGTTGGCGGAGTTTATCGTTCCAGGTGGAATTGTAGGTATTATTGGAGGGATCCTCATTCTAGGTAGTTTACTTTTCTCAGGAGCAAGCTTCGTCCATATGGCGTACTCAATTATAATCGCAATGATAGTTGCGGTAGTAGGGATGGTGATTCTTATGAAATTCTTTGGCAAAAGGCTGCATATATTTAATAGACTTATTTTAAAGGATGCGACGAAAACAGAGGATGGTTATGTGTCGAATATGAATCGAATTGAACTGATTGGGAAAGTTGGTCAGTCATTAACGCCTCTACGTCCTGCCGGTACAATTTTGCAAGACCAAGAGCGGATCGATGTCGTGACAGAAGGCAGTTACATTGATGCGGGGAAAAATGTTGAGATTATTAAAGTAGAAGGCTCGCGCATTGTCGTGAGAGAAAAAAATGAAAAAGGTGGAGAAGTTAAATGA
- the floA gene encoding flotillin-like protein FloA (flotillin-like protein involved in membrane lipid rafts), which yields MMIDAAAISLIIAIVVTFVILAVFFTFVPVALWISALAAGVKVSIFTLIGMRLRRVIPSRIVNPLIKAHKAGIEVQINQLESHYLAGGNVDRVVNALIAAHRANIELTFERAAAIDLAGRDVLEAVQMSVNPKVIETPFIAGVAMNGIEVKAKARITVRANLDRLVGGAGEETIVARVGEGIVSTLGSSVSHSKVLENPDLISQTVLSKGLDSGTAFEILSIDIADVDIGKNIGAELQIEQAQADKNIAQAKAEERRAMAVANEQEMVAKVQEMKAKVVEAEAEVPMAIAEALRSGNFGIMDYMNYKNIQADTSMRESISKASNDKPDPTNK from the coding sequence ATGATGATTGATGCAGCAGCAATTTCATTAATAATTGCAATCGTGGTTACTTTCGTAATTTTAGCCGTGTTCTTCACATTTGTTCCGGTTGCACTATGGATTAGTGCTCTGGCAGCAGGTGTAAAAGTAAGTATTTTCACACTAATTGGGATGCGATTACGTCGCGTAATTCCATCACGAATTGTGAACCCGTTAATTAAAGCTCATAAAGCTGGTATTGAAGTACAAATTAACCAATTAGAGTCCCATTATTTAGCTGGTGGTAATGTCGACCGCGTAGTAAATGCATTAATTGCAGCACACCGCGCAAATATCGAATTAACTTTTGAACGTGCAGCGGCAATTGATTTAGCTGGACGTGACGTATTAGAAGCTGTACAAATGTCAGTAAATCCAAAAGTAATTGAAACACCATTTATTGCAGGGGTTGCGATGAATGGTATTGAAGTAAAAGCAAAAGCGCGTATTACCGTACGTGCCAATCTAGACCGCTTAGTTGGTGGTGCGGGTGAAGAAACAATTGTAGCTCGTGTTGGTGAAGGGATTGTATCGACACTTGGTTCAAGCGTATCGCATTCAAAAGTGTTAGAAAATCCAGATTTGATTTCTCAAACGGTTCTTTCAAAAGGTTTAGATTCTGGGACGGCATTTGAAATCTTATCAATTGATATTGCAGACGTTGATATCGGTAAAAACATTGGTGCCGAGCTTCAAATTGAGCAAGCTCAAGCAGATAAAAATATTGCACAAGCAAAAGCTGAGGAACGTCGTGCAATGGCCGTAGCTAATGAGCAAGAAATGGTTGCGAAAGTGCAAGAAATGAAAGCAAAAGTAGTAGAAGCAGAAGCGGAAGTTCCGATGGCGATTGCGGAAGCATTACGTTCAGGTAACTTTGGCATTATGGATTATATGAATTACAAAAATATTCAAGCCGATACTTCAATGCGTGAATCCATTTCAAAAGCATCGAATGATAAGCCAGATCCAACAAATAAATAA
- a CDS encoding RNA methyltransferase, which produces MKKLFPAEPTLKISNAEKIRYNGTYQIRNITTEQYECVIEQFHMNVTGKEIAVQFLQEDGFLLTCKSLQKITIERIQR; this is translated from the coding sequence TTGAAAAAGTTATTTCCAGCAGAACCTACATTAAAAATTTCAAACGCAGAAAAAATACGCTATAACGGTACGTATCAAATTCGAAATATTACGACCGAACAGTATGAATGTGTGATTGAACAATTTCATATGAACGTTACAGGAAAAGAAATTGCGGTGCAGTTTTTACAGGAAGATGGATTCTTATTAACATGTAAATCATTGCAAAAAATCACCATAGAGCGCATTCAACGATGA
- a CDS encoding sporulation protein YqfD — MNQRLLYISLKQGNAASSFIQYLKNHQVPLYNIRFKQQEITFYVAHFHLPIIRNARRNYYVKLKIRYATPNRILQKDIVSIFGLLILLVIPIILSQFVWKIDVQANTVELEDEVYQYLTDGLAIQLPVRRGQFTEDYLLRQQLMEQFREFSWIHITKQGSHIIVAPQLAPKLSVPKKATKKQHLIASNSGVITHFKISSGVRKVDPNETVYKGDTLVSGVLERDGKHFVVDAQGEVFADYWLESTFSIPRQVTLNVLSDYGWEYKWNWEQLQKALQQQSIKPLKTIISYTPYQKFEQKTELIDEDEINTFVLPLLHEKMIRSLPLESTIKNEKLLHVTTDDDTVKGKVLFLVNENIAKPRPIDQGE, encoded by the coding sequence ATGAATCAACGCTTATTATATATATCGTTAAAGCAAGGGAATGCGGCATCATCGTTCATACAATATTTAAAAAATCATCAAGTTCCTTTATACAACATCCGCTTTAAGCAACAGGAAATTACTTTTTATGTAGCCCATTTTCATTTACCGATCATAAGAAATGCTCGTAGAAATTATTATGTAAAATTAAAAATACGGTACGCAACACCGAATCGAATTTTGCAAAAAGATATAGTAAGTATTTTTGGTTTACTCATATTACTTGTTATTCCGATCATCCTTTCACAATTTGTTTGGAAAATCGATGTTCAGGCAAACACTGTGGAGCTAGAAGACGAGGTATATCAATATTTAACGGATGGATTAGCGATTCAATTGCCCGTGAGACGAGGGCAATTTACCGAGGATTATTTATTGCGTCAACAATTGATGGAACAGTTTCGTGAATTTTCGTGGATACATATAACGAAGCAGGGAAGTCATATTATCGTTGCGCCACAATTAGCGCCCAAATTATCGGTTCCTAAGAAAGCAACAAAAAAACAGCATTTAATTGCATCTAACAGTGGCGTTATTACGCATTTTAAAATTTCAAGCGGCGTCCGTAAAGTAGACCCTAATGAAACAGTGTATAAGGGCGATACTCTCGTATCTGGTGTATTGGAACGAGATGGTAAACATTTTGTCGTGGATGCGCAAGGGGAAGTTTTTGCGGATTATTGGCTAGAATCCACTTTTTCCATTCCGAGACAAGTAACATTAAATGTATTGTCAGATTATGGTTGGGAGTATAAATGGAACTGGGAGCAGCTTCAAAAGGCATTGCAGCAACAATCGATTAAACCATTAAAAACGATCATTTCATATACGCCTTACCAAAAATTTGAACAAAAAACGGAACTGATTGATGAAGATGAAATAAATACGTTTGTATTACCTTTATTACATGAGAAAATGATTCGGTCCTTGCCTCTCGAATCAACAATCAAAAATGAAAAACTTTTGCACGTGACGACCGATGATGATACAGTAAAAGGGAAAGTCCTATTTTTGGTAAATGAAAATATTGCAAAACCACGTCCAATTGATCAAGGAGAATGA
- a CDS encoding PhoH family protein, with translation MSEKLVELQIDNPNEAVMLLGMSDANITLIEETYGVQIITRGEVIQIAGDNDTQKHKAHAVLEALLNVIRKNINIDQRDVSTAIEMANKGTIEYYAELYDEEIARNTKGKSIRAKTIGQREYIRAIRHADLIFGIGPAGTGKTYLAVVMATQSLKNGHVKRIILTRPAVEAGESLGFLPGDLKEKVDPYLRPLYDALHDIYGQEQTQRLIERGTIEIAPLAYMRGRTLDDAFVILDEAQNTTHQQMKMFLTRLGFGSKMVITGDKTQLDLPKNTESGLIVAERTLKHVKDIHFQILEQGDVVRHPLVAKVIQAYSEKEL, from the coding sequence ATGTCAGAAAAACTTGTTGAGCTCCAAATTGACAATCCGAATGAAGCGGTGATGCTTTTAGGGATGTCCGATGCAAATATAACGCTTATTGAAGAAACATACGGTGTTCAAATTATTACGCGTGGTGAAGTGATTCAAATTGCCGGTGATAATGATACACAAAAACATAAAGCACATGCTGTTTTAGAGGCGCTTTTAAACGTGATTCGTAAAAATATTAATATCGATCAACGTGATGTTTCAACTGCTATTGAAATGGCGAATAAAGGTACGATTGAATACTATGCTGAGCTTTATGATGAAGAAATTGCACGTAATACGAAGGGTAAGTCCATTCGTGCAAAAACGATTGGGCAACGTGAATATATTCGCGCTATACGCCATGCAGATTTAATATTTGGGATTGGTCCGGCGGGTACTGGGAAAACATATTTAGCGGTTGTCATGGCAACACAGTCATTAAAAAATGGGCATGTGAAGCGTATTATATTAACACGTCCAGCTGTTGAGGCGGGGGAATCTTTAGGATTTTTACCGGGGGATTTAAAAGAAAAGGTCGATCCTTATTTACGTCCTTTATATGACGCGTTACATGACATATATGGGCAAGAACAAACACAGCGATTAATCGAGCGCGGGACAATTGAAATTGCGCCACTTGCTTACATGCGTGGGAGAACACTAGATGATGCCTTTGTTATATTAGATGAGGCGCAAAATACAACGCATCAGCAGATGAAAATGTTTTTAACACGACTCGGTTTTGGCTCTAAAATGGTCATTACAGGTGATAAAACACAACTTGATTTACCGAAAAATACCGAATCTGGTTTGATAGTAGCTGAGCGAACATTGAAGCATGTAAAAGATATTCATTTCCAAATTCTCGAGCAAGGTGATGTTGTTCGTCATCCGCTCGTTGCTAAAGTCATTCAAGCTTATTCGGAAAAAGAATTGTAA
- a CDS encoding HD family phosphohydrolase has protein sequence MVKQIKKIIKMISFRPFLIIVLLLTAILQFTMMLDNVRGITYDIQLTELAPETIRSAKTVEDTEKTELDKETAEQLIEPVYVLNEEIAEHRSTFVMTIFDIVLEVKKEIEKEDELPPAEQVALLRKSLKDIIDNHSSFSISDGQLMNLLNASSANIITTRDTLVTLVEESLVRPIRKEQLVSFRNEFESKIRQQYSIPEPLMSLAVLIGRVAIVETEILDEEKTAVAKQQAREAVEPTRILQGQIIVQEGEVITREVYRQLELLAMLDNKTSVKPIVGLVILIFLQMSFLYIIFERSKQDLSKKRNALLVTVIVYSIAIVMMKLISLIAINFELVLAFVYPSAMATMLVRLLADDRAASVVTLITAASAGIIFHEGYAAVLQMDAALYVLFGGFASLFFMRSVEKRSHILQSVAVVTVMNVLFIAFYLLMAQSGYGLREVSLYIAAGIISGLLSGALTMGLLPYFESAFGFLSTMRLIELSNPNHPLLRKVLTETPGTYHHSIMVANLAEAASEAIGADGLLARVGCYYHDVGKTRRPLFFIENQMGTNPHDSLPPENSAKIIIAHTTDGAELLRKHKMPQEIIDICLQHHGTSLLKFFLFKAKEEGQELDESVFRYPGPKPQTKEAAIISVADSVEAAVRSMQHPSAEKIQKLVQSIIQDRVQDGQFDECDISLKELKIIEDVLCETLNGTFHSRIEYPK, from the coding sequence ATGGTAAAGCAAATAAAGAAAATAATTAAAATGATTAGTTTTAGACCTTTTTTAATTATAGTCCTTCTCCTCACTGCAATATTACAGTTCACGATGATGCTGGATAATGTGCGAGGTATTACATATGATATTCAATTAACAGAACTAGCGCCAGAAACGATTCGTTCCGCAAAAACGGTAGAAGATACAGAAAAAACAGAATTAGACAAAGAAACTGCCGAGCAATTAATCGAACCCGTCTACGTATTAAATGAAGAAATTGCCGAACATCGCTCGACATTCGTTATGACAATATTTGATATTGTTTTAGAAGTAAAAAAGGAAATTGAAAAAGAGGATGAATTACCTCCAGCTGAGCAAGTTGCTTTATTGAGAAAGAGTTTAAAAGATATAATAGATAACCACTCAAGTTTTTCGATCTCGGATGGACAACTGATGAATTTATTGAATGCTTCATCAGCTAATATAATTACTACACGAGATACACTGGTTACTTTAGTAGAGGAAAGTCTGGTGCGACCGATACGAAAAGAACAATTAGTATCATTTCGCAATGAATTTGAAAGTAAAATTCGTCAGCAATATTCCATTCCTGAACCACTGATGAGCTTGGCAGTCCTTATTGGTCGTGTAGCGATTGTGGAAACAGAAATATTGGATGAAGAAAAAACAGCAGTTGCGAAACAACAAGCACGTGAAGCGGTTGAGCCTACGCGCATTTTACAAGGACAAATTATCGTCCAAGAAGGTGAAGTGATTACTCGAGAAGTTTATCGTCAGCTTGAACTGTTAGCGATGCTTGATAATAAAACGTCCGTAAAGCCGATAGTCGGATTAGTTATTTTAATTTTCCTACAAATGTCGTTTCTTTACATAATTTTTGAACGTTCAAAGCAAGACTTATCGAAAAAACGAAATGCTTTGCTCGTGACGGTCATTGTTTATTCTATTGCAATTGTTATGATGAAGCTCATTAGTTTAATTGCTATAAACTTTGAATTAGTATTGGCCTTTGTTTATCCTTCTGCAATGGCAACAATGCTCGTTCGCTTACTTGCCGATGACCGTGCAGCAAGTGTTGTAACGCTTATTACCGCTGCTTCGGCCGGAATCATTTTCCATGAAGGGTATGCTGCCGTTCTTCAAATGGATGCTGCACTTTATGTGTTATTTGGTGGTTTTGCATCATTATTCTTTATGAGAAGCGTAGAAAAGCGTTCTCACATTTTACAATCAGTTGCAGTTGTAACAGTTATGAATGTATTGTTTATTGCATTTTATTTATTAATGGCACAGTCAGGATATGGCTTGAGAGAAGTTTCGTTATATATAGCAGCAGGTATTATTTCTGGCTTGCTTTCGGGTGCGCTAACTATGGGATTATTACCGTATTTTGAATCAGCATTCGGCTTCTTGTCAACGATGCGGTTAATTGAGCTGTCGAACCCGAATCATCCGTTATTGCGGAAGGTTTTAACAGAAACGCCGGGGACGTACCATCATAGTATTATGGTCGCGAACTTGGCAGAAGCCGCAAGTGAGGCCATTGGTGCAGATGGCTTACTTGCTCGTGTGGGTTGCTACTATCATGATGTAGGGAAAACGCGAAGACCTTTATTTTTCATTGAGAATCAGATGGGGACAAATCCGCATGATTCCTTGCCCCCTGAAAACAGTGCGAAAATTATCATTGCACATACGACCGATGGGGCAGAGCTACTACGGAAGCATAAAATGCCTCAAGAAATTATTGATATTTGTTTACAGCATCACGGGACAAGCTTGTTAAAATTCTTCTTGTTTAAAGCAAAAGAAGAAGGACAAGAACTGGATGAAAGTGTATTCCGCTACCCAGGACCAAAGCCACAAACGAAGGAAGCGGCTATTATTAGTGTGGCAGACAGTGTGGAAGCAGCCGTGCGCTCGATGCAGCATCCAAGTGCCGAGAAAATACAAAAATTAGTACAATCGATTATTCAAGACCGTGTTCAAGATGGCCAATTTGATGAATGTGATATTTCATTAAAAGAGCTGAAAATTATTGAAGATGTGTTATGTGAAACATTAAATGGAACGTTCCACTCACGTATTGAATATCCAAAATAA